The Reinekea forsetii genome contains the following window.
GCAGGCATACCCCTATGCCCTGCAGGACGGGCAGTTTGGTATCCGTCAGTTATTGGCGATTGTCGAATTTAAGGAACGGATCCGTTTGAGCCCGCAGGTCACCACTAACTCCATCGGGGTGTTGACCCACTTTGTCCGCTCTAAGATGGGGGTGACTTTTTTGCCGGCCTTTGTCGTCGCGCGCGAAGTGGCAGACGGTCAGCTCTTTGCTATTGCCATCGAGCATCCGATCCTCGCCTCGGGTGAGGCCCATATGATTACGCGCTTGGGGCGGCAATTACCGGAAGGTCCTTTGATGTTGCTGCAACACCTAAAGACTTGGATGCGGGCGTTTAAATCGGGCGGGGATTGATTCCTCTCTCGATAAGGCGCTCTATTCACAGCTAGCCCAACACCTAAAGCCCAACCGGTGCCGCATGTTCGCCCGGGTTGTGGTGGTGGGCGATATATTGGCCGATCTTGTCATTAATCTGCGTTATTAAATTGTTCATCGCCTCATCCGCCGCCCATGCTATATGGGGGGTGAGGAGCACATTATCGCGGGCCGCCAATTGCCAGATCAGCTGATCCGCCGCCGGCGGTTCGGTTGCGGCCACATCCAGGCCGGCCCCAGCCAGTTGGCCAGTGCTCAGAGCCGCTAATAGATCGGCTTCATTGACCAGGGCGCCTCGACCGGTGTTAATTAAAATGGCCATCGGTTTCATTAGGGCTAGGGTCGTACTATTGATCAGTTCGTGGGTCTGGTCGGTGAGAGGGCAATGCAGCGACACGAAGTCGCCTTGCGCCAGGGCCGCTTCAAAGGCGCAGTAACCCGGCCGGATCGTCTCGGCGTGCGGCCGTTCAGCGAGCACTACCTGCATGCCAAAGGCGCGCGCGCGGTCGGCCACGGCATTACCCAGCGTGCCGGCACCCACTAGGGTTAATACCTTGCCATCCAGGGTTCGCATCGGGGCGACCAGATCACAGAAGAAATCACTGCGAGCCCACTGTTGTTGCTGATTTGCGGCCATATAGGCGGGCAACTTGCGGCTCAGCGCCAACATCAACAGCAGAGCGTGCTCAGCGACCGATGCGGTGCCATAGCCGGTGGCGTTGACCACGCGGACATTGCCCGCCCGGCAGGCGTCCAAGTCAATGTTGTTGGTGCCGGTGGCGGCTACCGCGATGAATTTCAGCTCGGGCAGGGCGGCTAAGATTGCCTGATCGAGGCAAACCTTGTTGGTTACGACTATATCGGCATCGCGACAGCGC
Protein-coding sequences here:
- a CDS encoding D-2-hydroxyacid dehydrogenase, which codes for MAQPVGVSDWQLYHNTRADQVLERCRDADIVVTNKVCLDQAILAALPELKFIAVAATGTNNIDLDACRAGNVRVVNATGYGTASVAEHALLLMLALSRKLPAYMAANQQQQWARSDFFCDLVAPMRTLDGKVLTLVGAGTLGNAVADRARAFGMQVVLAERPHAETIRPGYCAFEAALAQGDFVSLHCPLTDQTHELINSTTLALMKPMAILINTGRGALVNEADLLAALSTGQLAGAGLDVAATEPPAADQLIWQLAARDNVLLTPHIAWAADEAMNNLITQINDKIGQYIAHHHNPGEHAAPVGL